The DNA sequence CAGGTCACCTTCTGGGGTCAGACCCTGTCGAATTATGCCCGCGCGCAGAAGGCGCTTGCCACCGGGCAGCTGACCGCCCCCGAGGATGACACCCCCGCCGATCGCCGCTTTGCCAATCCGCTGTGGCAGACCCATCCCTATTTCAACCTGATCAAGAAGCAATACCTGACCAATGCGCGCGCGCTGAAGGATGCGACGGCGACGCTGGATCTGCCCGACGATGTGACCCGCAAGCGTGTCCACTGGATGACCGCGCAGATCATCGACATGATGGCGCCCACCAACTTTCTTGCGACCAATCCCGACGCGCTGGAGAAGGCCGTCGAGACCGAGGGCGAAAGCCTGGTCAAGGGGCTGGAGAACCTGGTCCGCGACGTCGAGCAGCATGGCGGAGAGATGATCGTGTCCCTGGCCGATCGCCGCGCCTTCACGGTCGGAGAGAACATCGGAACCGCGCCCGGCACCGTCGTCTATCGCGCGCCGCTGTTCGAGCTGATCCAGTACGCGCCCACGACGCCCAAGACGCATGCGCTGCCCCTGGTGATCTTTCCGCCTTGGATCAACAAGTTCTACATTCTGGACCTGAAGCCCCAGAACAGTCTGATCCGCTGGCTGGTGGATCAGGGCCAGACGCTGTTCGTCGTCAGTTGGAAGAACCCCGATGCCAGCCTGTCCGACACCGGCATGGAGGAGTACGTCCAGGCCTATCTGGACGCGATGGACCAGGTGCAGGCCCTGACGGGACAGGCGCGGCTGAACGCGGTCGGCTATTGCATCGCGGGCACCACGCTTTCGCTGACGCTGGCGCTGCTGAAGCAGAAGGGCGATCGCCGCGTGAACTCGGCCACGCTGCTGACCACGCTGACGGACTTTTCCGACCAGGGCGAATTCACCAGCTTCCTGCAGGACGATTTCGTCGGCGGCATCGAGGCCGAGGTCCAGCGCCACGGCCTGCTGCGGGCACAGCTGATGTCGCGCACCATGAGCTTCCTGCGCGCCAACGACCTGGTCTGGGGCCCTGCCATCCGCAGCTACATGATGGGAGAGACGCCGCCGGCCTTCGATCTGCTGTTCTGGAACGGCGACAGCACGAACCTGCCCGGGCGCATGGCGATGCAGTACCTGCGTGGCCTGTGCCAGAAGAACGCCTTTGCCGAGGAGGGGTTCGAGCTGCTGGGCCACCGTCTGCACCTGTCCGACGTCACGGTGCCCCTGTGTTCGGTCGCCTGCGAGGGTGACCACATCGCACCCTGGAAGGATTGCTGGCGCGGGGTGGCGCAGATGGGATCGAAGGACAAGACCTTCATCCTGTCGCAATCGGGGCATGTGGCGGGCATCGTGAACCCGCCCACGCGGCAGAAATACGGGCACTACCTCAGCGATCACGGCTTTGGCGGCACGCATCAGGACTGGAAGGACGCGGCGGCGTTCCAGCAGTCCAGCTGGTGGCCGACCTGGGGCGCATGGCTGGCCGAGCGAGCCGGTCCGATGGTGCCCGCCCGCGACCCCGGAGCGGGTCTTGATCCCGCCCCCGGCCGCTATGTCCACGAGCGCGCAGGCTGAAGCGGGGCTGGCGCACGGGACTTTCCAAGGGCTTGCGCCGGCCGGCCGGATTTTCGCCGCGCCGCAGAAAAAATACTTGAAATGCTGCGGTGCAGCATTCATATTGATGGCATGGAATGGATCGCAGCGACCCGTTCCCTCTGTCTCTCGGTCGCTGCATCACAGGAGTGAACGACATGGCAAAGACCCCCGATATGACCAAGACGATGCAGGACATGATGGCGAACTTTCCCATCGACACCAGCTCGATGCAGGACGCGATGAAGTCGCAGTCGATGATGGGCGAGAAGCTGGCCCGCGTCGCGCTGAGCGCCGCCGAGCGTTCGACCGAGATCTCGGCCCGCTGGGCCAAAGACTCGATCTCGCGCATGGGTGAGCTGGCTGCCGTCAAGCAGGACCCGTCCGAATACGCCAAGGCCATGAGCGATTTCGCCTCGGCCGCAGCCGAAATGGCCGCCGAGCACATGGCTGCCTATGCCGAAGTCGCCAAGAAGGTCCAGATGGACACCGTCGACCTGATGCTGACCGCCGGCAAGGACATGGCGTCGGATGCGCAGAAGGTGGCCGAAAAGGCCGCCCGCGACACCCAGACCGCCGTCAAGAAGGCCGCCACGGCGACCGTCGACAAGTGATCGCCTGATCACTGCAACCGACGGGGCAGGGGCGACTTCGGTCGCCCCTGTTCGCATTTGCGCGCCGGGGCTTTTTCCTTTGCGTTTTGCGGGTGCAGAATTCATCATGGCGGCCAGGATGAATTCAAGGAACCCAGGATGGCCGCATCGACTGCGCCGCTGCTGATCAAGCGTTATGCCAGCCGCCGCCTCTATAACACGCAGACCAGCGACTATGTTACGCTGGAGGATATCGCGGGCTTCATCCGCGATGGCCGCGAGGTCAAGATCATCGACCTGAAGTCGGGCGATGATCTAACCCGCCAGTACCTGCTGCAGATCATCGCCGAACATGAAAGCCGGGGCGAGAGCGTCCTGCCGCTGGACGTGCTGACCGACCTGGTGCGCAGCTATACGACCAACGCGCAATCGGTCGTCCCGCAGTTCCTTGCCGCGAGCTTCGAGATGCTGCGCGAGGGACAGTCCAAGCTGATGGAGAACATGGCGGCGATGCCCAATCCCATGGCCACGATGCCGGGATTCGACGCGCTGCAGCGCCAGCAGCAGATGTTTCTCAAGGCTATGATGGGCGGCTGGCGCGGTGGTGCCTCGGGCCCCGAACGGGAGGACGGCACGCCCGCGCCCCCCGCCAGCCCCGCAACCCCCGAGGACGAGCGCGACATGGCCGAGATCCGCCGCCAGCTTGCCGAACTGCAAAAGCGCGTTTCCAAGCTGTGATCCCCTTGCACCGC is a window from the Paracoccus marcusii genome containing:
- the phaR gene encoding polyhydroxyalkanoate synthesis repressor PhaR; protein product: MAASTAPLLIKRYASRRLYNTQTSDYVTLEDIAGFIRDGREVKIIDLKSGDDLTRQYLLQIIAEHESRGESVLPLDVLTDLVRSYTTNAQSVVPQFLAASFEMLREGQSKLMENMAAMPNPMATMPGFDALQRQQQMFLKAMMGGWRGGASGPEREDGTPAPPASPATPEDERDMAEIRRQLAELQKRVSKL
- a CDS encoding Phasin; protein product: MAKTPDMTKTMQDMMANFPIDTSSMQDAMKSQSMMGEKLARVALSAAERSTEISARWAKDSISRMGELAAVKQDPSEYAKAMSDFASAAAEMAAEHMAAYAEVAKKVQMDTVDLMLTAGKDMASDAQKVAEKAARDTQTAVKKAATATVDK
- the phaC gene encoding class I poly(R)-hydroxyalkanoic acid synthase; this translates as MKTPQAKVDAAEPKVETPQVQGTSPEGEAKVAAPKLAPAAHKLAENIERIETLGHRLMAALADRNLPNPGVEGPGAELYLTAANAFLKTLAEHPAKMIETQVTFWGQTLSNYARAQKALATGQLTAPEDDTPADRRFANPLWQTHPYFNLIKKQYLTNARALKDATATLDLPDDVTRKRVHWMTAQIIDMMAPTNFLATNPDALEKAVETEGESLVKGLENLVRDVEQHGGEMIVSLADRRAFTVGENIGTAPGTVVYRAPLFELIQYAPTTPKTHALPLVIFPPWINKFYILDLKPQNSLIRWLVDQGQTLFVVSWKNPDASLSDTGMEEYVQAYLDAMDQVQALTGQARLNAVGYCIAGTTLSLTLALLKQKGDRRVNSATLLTTLTDFSDQGEFTSFLQDDFVGGIEAEVQRHGLLRAQLMSRTMSFLRANDLVWGPAIRSYMMGETPPAFDLLFWNGDSTNLPGRMAMQYLRGLCQKNAFAEEGFELLGHRLHLSDVTVPLCSVACEGDHIAPWKDCWRGVAQMGSKDKTFILSQSGHVAGIVNPPTRQKYGHYLSDHGFGGTHQDWKDAAAFQQSSWWPTWGAWLAERAGPMVPARDPGAGLDPAPGRYVHERAG